A genomic window from Thermogemmatispora onikobensis includes:
- a CDS encoding PHP domain-containing protein, with protein sequence MDLFTAPLKLSPEAPIDLHMHTTYSDGRWTADQLIDYLVQEGFALVAVTDHDRVDTINTVRQLAASKGLRVLVGVEMSTTWRNHSAHVLCYGFDPETTLLREVIADVKGRQREQAWEVYETLQRRGYSFPRAAELLAASGGEPRQLRDNAFLLIEHGYAPDWPRALEILREAGQRSIHAELAVTVDAVHRSGGVALIAHPGRKERGFTFYDPTLLDEVRAEVPLDGIEVYHPYHSPETIESYLAYVNKHDLLLSTGSDSHGHVGRMPIKYRAELSRRLLERLGVQVG encoded by the coding sequence TTGGACCTGTTTACAGCACCACTCAAGCTTTCTCCAGAAGCGCCCATTGACCTGCACATGCACACCACTTACAGTGATGGGCGCTGGACAGCCGATCAACTGATCGACTACCTGGTTCAAGAAGGCTTTGCGCTGGTCGCCGTCACTGATCATGACCGTGTTGACACCATCAACACCGTGCGCCAGCTAGCTGCCAGCAAAGGGCTACGTGTGCTCGTTGGCGTTGAAATGAGCACCACCTGGCGCAACCACTCGGCGCACGTCCTCTGCTACGGCTTTGATCCCGAAACCACCCTGTTACGGGAGGTCATAGCCGATGTCAAGGGTCGGCAGAGAGAGCAGGCATGGGAGGTCTATGAGACCCTCCAGAGGCGCGGCTACAGCTTTCCGCGTGCAGCCGAGCTGCTCGCTGCCAGCGGAGGCGAGCCGCGGCAGCTGCGGGATAATGCCTTTCTCCTCATCGAGCATGGCTATGCGCCGGACTGGCCACGGGCGCTGGAGATCCTGCGCGAGGCTGGTCAGCGCAGCATCCATGCCGAGTTGGCCGTGACCGTCGACGCCGTTCACCGCAGCGGGGGAGTTGCCCTGATCGCCCATCCAGGGCGGAAGGAGCGAGGCTTTACCTTCTACGACCCCACCCTGCTGGACGAAGTGCGGGCCGAGGTCCCGCTCGACGGCATTGAGGTCTACCATCCCTACCACAGTCCTGAGACGATCGAGAGCTATCTCGCCTACGTCAACAAGCACGACCTCCTGCTGAGCACCGGCTCCGACTCTCACGGACACGTCGGACGCATGCCTATCAAGTACCGCGCCGAGCTTAGCCGGCGTCTACTGGAGCGTCTCGGTGTTCAGGTAGGATAG
- a CDS encoding response regulator transcription factor — protein sequence MARKILVVDDEEVLVETIAYNLEQSGYQVITAADGYSALEAARSEHPDVILLDIMLPGLDGLEVCRQLRREPETATIPIIMLTAKGDEIDKVVGLEVGADDYVTKPFGRRELLARIRALLRRVEYGSAFDEESLRGGPEAPTRPRRELVAGPLRIDLDGRRIFCRDQEIELQPKQFDLLVYMVRNRGTVLTRDQLLHNVWGYDYVGDTRTVDVHVRWLREKIEEDPANPKLIQTVRGVGYCFRR from the coding sequence GTGGCGCGCAAGATTCTCGTCGTAGATGATGAGGAGGTTCTGGTCGAAACCATTGCCTACAACCTGGAGCAGTCCGGCTACCAGGTGATTACAGCGGCAGATGGTTACAGCGCCCTGGAAGCGGCTCGGAGCGAGCACCCCGACGTCATCCTGCTCGACATCATGCTGCCTGGCCTTGATGGACTGGAAGTCTGCCGGCAGCTGCGACGCGAGCCGGAGACCGCCACCATTCCCATCATCATGCTCACAGCCAAAGGGGACGAGATCGACAAAGTCGTTGGCCTCGAAGTGGGAGCAGACGACTACGTGACCAAGCCCTTCGGGCGTCGGGAGTTGCTGGCGCGTATTCGGGCCTTACTGCGTCGCGTTGAGTATGGCAGCGCCTTTGACGAGGAGAGTCTGCGGGGCGGCCCCGAAGCGCCTACACGGCCCAGGCGCGAGCTTGTCGCCGGCCCCTTGCGCATCGATCTCGACGGTCGACGCATCTTTTGTCGCGATCAAGAAATTGAGCTGCAGCCCAAGCAGTTCGATCTCCTTGTCTACATGGTGCGCAACCGTGGAACAGTGCTCACTCGAGATCAGCTTCTCCATAACGTTTGGGGATACGACTATGTAGGAGACACACGCACTGTCGACGTGCACGTGCGCTGGCTGCGCGAGAAGATCGAAGAAGATCCCGCCAACCCCAAGCTTATCCAGACCGTGCGTGGCGTTGGCTACTGCTTCCGTCGCTAA
- a CDS encoding long-chain-fatty-acid--CoA ligase — protein sequence MVEARNIRDIADLRLQYDLAIYNCQRFGTYEALVYEDPQLAEPRRYTNVEIAREAVQLAAGLRALGIQPGDRVMVMIPNCPEVIISYQAIARAGAIVIPVLPLLKPPEVHYIAQNSGARLLITSPLLLPLHSSTLAQVPTLEQIICVSDAAAAGAGNAPPEGRAQIHAYQDVLARGLDYADYYLSDLPGISLSPDDTAVILYTSGTTGHPKGVMLSHRNLVANAVSGRGVGGDEDPSAAESQGETHLAILPLAHAFGLVASNVAYLNGARIVMLPRFDTTAVFSAIERYRVSGFAGVPAMFVALLHSPDADKYDTSSLQYCVSGSAPLPVAVLEAFEKKFGCHILEGYGLSEATAALTGHNREMPRKPGSVGKPLPGVEIRIVDENDQDVPVGEVGEIIARGPNVMQQYYNLPEETAAAMRNGWLHTGDMGRMDEDGYIYVVERKKDLIIRGGFNIYPRDVEEVLNRHPAVIESAVVGIPSERMGEEVKAFVVTREPVDAEALKAFCREYLANYKTPSEIEFVDSLPRNLVGKIDKKELRRRYVQQPS from the coding sequence ATGGTCGAAGCCAGGAACATCAGGGACATCGCTGACCTGCGGCTTCAGTACGACCTGGCGATCTACAACTGCCAGCGCTTTGGCACCTACGAGGCCCTGGTCTATGAGGACCCCCAGCTGGCTGAGCCCCGCCGCTATACCAACGTGGAAATCGCCCGCGAGGCCGTGCAACTGGCCGCCGGCCTGCGCGCGCTCGGCATACAGCCTGGCGACCGCGTGATGGTGATGATTCCGAACTGTCCCGAGGTGATTATCTCCTACCAGGCCATTGCGCGTGCCGGCGCCATCGTTATCCCCGTTCTTCCTCTGCTGAAGCCCCCCGAGGTGCACTATATTGCCCAGAACTCGGGGGCCCGCCTGCTGATCACCAGCCCGCTCCTGCTCCCGCTCCACAGCTCTACTCTGGCCCAGGTACCTACCCTGGAGCAGATCATTTGTGTCAGCGACGCGGCAGCAGCTGGAGCAGGAAACGCGCCTCCAGAGGGGAGGGCCCAGATCCACGCTTACCAGGATGTCCTCGCCCGCGGCCTAGATTACGCCGACTACTACCTGAGCGACCTGCCCGGTATCAGTCTGAGCCCCGATGACACCGCTGTCATCCTCTATACCTCCGGCACTACGGGTCACCCCAAGGGCGTCATGCTCTCCCACCGCAATCTGGTGGCCAACGCCGTCAGCGGACGCGGCGTCGGTGGCGATGAGGACCCAAGCGCCGCCGAGAGCCAGGGTGAAACCCATCTGGCCATCCTCCCTCTGGCTCATGCTTTTGGCCTGGTGGCTTCCAATGTGGCTTACCTCAACGGCGCGCGCATCGTCATGCTGCCACGCTTCGATACCACCGCTGTCTTCTCGGCGATCGAGCGCTATCGCGTCTCCGGCTTCGCTGGCGTGCCTGCCATGTTCGTGGCCCTGCTCCATAGCCCTGATGCCGACAAGTACGACACCAGCAGCCTGCAGTACTGCGTCAGCGGCTCGGCCCCCTTGCCAGTGGCTGTGCTGGAAGCCTTCGAAAAGAAGTTCGGTTGTCACATCCTCGAAGGCTATGGCCTCTCAGAAGCAACCGCCGCCCTCACAGGCCACAATCGCGAGATGCCGCGCAAGCCAGGCTCGGTCGGCAAGCCGCTGCCAGGTGTCGAGATCCGCATCGTCGATGAGAACGACCAGGACGTGCCAGTAGGCGAGGTGGGCGAGATCATTGCCCGCGGCCCCAATGTCATGCAACAGTACTACAATCTGCCCGAGGAGACCGCAGCCGCCATGCGCAATGGCTGGCTCCATACCGGTGATATGGGACGCATGGACGAGGACGGCTACATCTACGTGGTGGAGCGCAAGAAGGACCTGATTATTCGCGGGGGCTTTAACATCTATCCACGCGATGTTGAGGAAGTGCTCAACCGCCATCCCGCGGTCATCGAGTCCGCCGTGGTCGGCATCCCCTCCGAGCGCATGGGCGAGGAGGTGAAGGCCTTCGTGGTCACGCGCGAGCCGGTTGACGCCGAGGCCCTCAAAGCTTTCTGCCGTGAATATCTGGCCAATTACAAGACGCCAAGCGAGATCGAGTTTGTTGATTCGCTGCCGCGTAACCTCGTGGGCAAGATCGATAAGAAGGAGCTGAGGAGGCGTTATGTCCAACAGCCCTCATAG
- a CDS encoding transglycosylase domain-containing protein: MSDERQIEVLEEESAGEKTEVLHLPARLPANSRAAAAQRLEERPEKPAVGVFYEAPHLMTHPHGWRLRRHYKRKNLHRSNLRYALAEKIGTQWTLMPLAVISLAVVIVLTSVLVGVAGLVSATEERFGQQVVTLADILPKDNLKMYDASGDLIYQMTSEGLQTTVPLSQISIHLQHAEIAIEDQNFWNNPGYDITGIVRAALDDLTHGRIVSGGSTITQQLIKNAIVGNKDTIIRKLQEIILAPQVTRYYTKQQILSMYLNTVYYGEQAYGAEAAAFTYFGLKDTPTKKAAAQLDIAQSAMLAGIPSSPIARDPFINWPAAFQRAKDVLHQMRIQGYINAQQERAAIVEMQQPNFLHRGVVKNSPDAPHFINYALSELAQVLHVKVPQLARSGLSVHTTLDLALQKQVFNIAKQQIQKMAAHHMSDAAVVVMDPHTGAIRTLIGNIHPNDPNTGQFDVATQGYRQPGSAFKPFIYATAFAQGISPGMPVYDGPLTIQMCCGLPPYTPHNYDMSYHGLITYRYALQNSFNIPAVKLLMQVGVDKALKTAETMGITNYVGTPNYTMVLGTLGVHLLDMTAAYAVFDNDGVRVPPHAVNTVTDSQGHLIYRFVPQGKRVISRQVAFVVTNVLSDNNNRTYEFGKCSALYLYSNTQQQCYAGNPGVVRPAAAKTGTSENFMDNWTVGYTPDTVVGVWVGNDDNSPMLNVIGVDGAGPIWHDTMLLVEKGKPVKQFPAPPPGVVKKTVSYQGLTTTDWYIVHNGE, translated from the coding sequence ATGTCCGACGAGAGGCAGATAGAGGTTCTGGAAGAAGAGTCGGCGGGAGAGAAGACGGAGGTGCTCCACCTCCCTGCTCGTCTGCCGGCTAACAGCCGCGCAGCTGCCGCACAACGACTGGAGGAGCGCCCTGAAAAACCGGCAGTGGGCGTTTTCTATGAGGCTCCTCATCTGATGACCCACCCGCACGGCTGGCGTCTCAGGCGCCACTATAAGCGCAAGAACCTCCATCGCAGTAATCTGCGCTACGCGCTGGCTGAGAAGATCGGCACCCAGTGGACGCTGATGCCCCTGGCCGTGATCTCACTGGCGGTGGTCATTGTGCTCACCAGCGTGCTGGTTGGGGTAGCGGGTCTGGTCAGCGCTACCGAGGAGCGCTTCGGACAACAGGTCGTCACTTTGGCTGACATCCTGCCCAAGGATAACCTGAAAATGTACGATGCCAGTGGTGACCTGATCTATCAGATGACAAGCGAAGGACTGCAAACAACGGTCCCGCTCTCCCAGATCTCTATCCATCTACAGCATGCCGAAATCGCGATCGAAGACCAGAATTTCTGGAATAACCCAGGCTATGATATCACTGGCATTGTCCGCGCCGCCCTCGACGATCTCACCCACGGTCGCATTGTCTCTGGCGGTAGTACTATCACCCAGCAGCTCATTAAAAATGCCATTGTCGGTAATAAAGATACCATTATTAGAAAATTGCAAGAAATTATTCTTGCTCCGCAGGTGACACGCTACTATACCAAGCAGCAGATTCTCTCTATGTACCTGAATACCGTCTACTACGGTGAGCAGGCCTATGGAGCAGAAGCAGCTGCTTTCACCTACTTCGGTCTCAAGGACACCCCAACGAAGAAGGCCGCGGCTCAGCTCGATATCGCCCAGTCGGCTATGCTGGCTGGTATCCCCAGTTCGCCGATTGCCCGCGATCCCTTCATTAACTGGCCAGCTGCCTTCCAGCGCGCCAAAGATGTGCTCCATCAGATGCGCATTCAGGGCTACATTAATGCCCAGCAGGAGCGTGCGGCTATTGTAGAGATGCAGCAGCCGAATTTCCTGCATCGCGGCGTGGTCAAGAACAGTCCTGATGCCCCGCACTTTATCAATTATGCGCTCAGCGAGCTGGCCCAGGTCTTGCATGTGAAGGTTCCTCAGCTCGCTCGCAGCGGGCTAAGTGTCCATACGACGCTCGATCTCGCTCTGCAGAAGCAGGTTTTCAACATCGCGAAGCAGCAGATTCAGAAGATGGCCGCCCACCACATGAGCGATGCGGCGGTAGTGGTGATGGACCCGCATACGGGGGCCATCCGCACGCTGATTGGCAACATTCACCCAAACGATCCCAACACAGGCCAATTCGATGTAGCAACGCAGGGCTATCGCCAGCCTGGCTCGGCCTTTAAGCCCTTCATCTATGCCACGGCCTTCGCCCAGGGGATCAGTCCGGGCATGCCAGTTTACGACGGCCCGTTGACCATCCAGATGTGCTGCGGCCTGCCGCCCTATACGCCGCATAACTATGATATGAGCTATCACGGCCTGATTACCTACCGCTATGCCCTCCAGAACTCGTTCAACATTCCGGCGGTCAAGCTGTTGATGCAGGTCGGCGTTGATAAGGCTCTCAAGACGGCGGAGACGATGGGCATCACGAACTATGTCGGTACGCCTAACTATACGATGGTGCTGGGCACGCTCGGTGTCCATCTCTTGGATATGACCGCCGCCTATGCCGTCTTTGATAACGACGGTGTCCGCGTGCCACCGCATGCGGTCAACACAGTGACCGACTCGCAGGGACACCTGATTTACCGCTTCGTGCCGCAGGGCAAGCGAGTGATTAGCCGCCAGGTGGCCTTTGTTGTCACGAATGTGCTCAGCGATAACAATAACCGCACCTACGAGTTCGGTAAGTGCAGCGCCCTCTACCTCTATAGCAACACGCAGCAGCAGTGCTATGCCGGCAATCCCGGCGTGGTCCGCCCGGCAGCGGCCAAGACGGGGACGTCGGAGAACTTCATGGATAACTGGACGGTGGGCTATACACCTGATACGGTGGTGGGGGTCTGGGTCGGCAATGATGATAACTCGCCGATGCTCAACGTCATTGGTGTCGACGGCGCCGGCCCCATCTGGCACGATACGATGCTGCTGGTGGAAAAAGGCAAGCCGGTAAAGCAGTTCCCTGCCCCACCGCCTGGCGTGGTGAAGAAGACGGTCTCCTATCAGGGACTGACCACAACCGATTGGTATATTGTTCACAATGGCGAGTAG
- a CDS encoding MFS transporter yields the protein MVDGGEPSRIVAVDSAIDARKSVLHTLDNSSLSGFHWKAMITSGMGFFTDAYDLFIIGVVLAILTPLWHLGNFEISLVGSTSLIAAALGSMIFGRLADFVGRRSIYGFTLLVLAAGALASALAPNVVWLIIFRFILGLGIGGDYPLSATLMSEYANRRDRGKLVTMVFAMQGVGLILGPLVAIALLLAGLDHDLTWRIMLALGAVPALATFYLRRQIAETPRFALMMQGDLEAAAATVGRVTGQNGHAHNGAGSSLWTQPSAQNTQSEPAKSKKRSWLPLLWRAPYLRWLIGTAGSWLLLDIAYYGTTISSPLVLKALNAHSSLLLNMVYTLLIFLVAAFPGYILAALTIDRLGRRWIQCVGFAMMALAYGLLAIFPALTQLTVPFLLVYGVSYFFTEFGPNVTTFVYPAEIFPVMVRSTAHGIAAALGKVGAFIGALIFPFLLSSFHLPGVMTFTAIISVAGLVLTLLTLPEPSGRSLEEISGEYKLVESEALSSSASSSPLLTERVAVGEPLAR from the coding sequence ATGGTTGATGGCGGAGAGCCATCCCGGATTGTCGCCGTGGATAGTGCTATTGATGCGCGTAAATCTGTCTTACACACTCTTGACAACAGTAGCCTCTCGGGCTTCCACTGGAAAGCGATGATCACCTCTGGCATGGGCTTCTTCACGGATGCCTATGACCTGTTTATCATCGGTGTTGTCCTCGCAATCCTGACGCCCCTCTGGCACCTCGGCAATTTCGAAATTTCCCTCGTTGGCAGTACCTCGCTGATCGCAGCGGCCCTCGGCTCAATGATCTTCGGGCGTCTTGCCGACTTCGTGGGACGGCGCTCGATCTACGGCTTCACACTGCTGGTGCTGGCGGCAGGGGCCCTGGCTTCAGCGCTGGCGCCCAACGTCGTCTGGCTGATCATCTTCCGCTTTATCCTGGGCCTGGGGATCGGTGGCGATTACCCCCTCAGCGCAACGCTGATGAGCGAGTACGCCAATCGGCGCGATCGTGGTAAGCTGGTGACGATGGTCTTTGCGATGCAGGGGGTTGGTCTGATCCTGGGTCCCCTGGTGGCTATCGCGCTGCTGCTGGCCGGGCTGGACCACGATCTGACCTGGCGCATTATGCTGGCTCTGGGTGCTGTGCCCGCGCTGGCCACCTTCTATCTGCGTCGTCAAATCGCTGAGACGCCACGCTTTGCCTTGATGATGCAGGGCGACCTGGAGGCTGCTGCGGCAACGGTCGGTCGGGTGACGGGCCAGAATGGCCATGCTCACAACGGCGCTGGCTCCTCGCTCTGGACTCAACCGTCGGCTCAGAACACTCAATCTGAACCGGCCAAGAGCAAGAAACGCTCCTGGCTTCCGTTGCTCTGGCGCGCTCCATACCTGCGCTGGCTGATCGGTACCGCTGGCTCCTGGTTGCTGCTCGATATCGCTTACTATGGGACGACCATCTCTAGCCCGCTGGTGTTGAAGGCGCTCAATGCCCACTCCAGCCTGCTGCTCAACATGGTCTATACGCTGCTCATCTTCCTGGTGGCCGCTTTCCCCGGCTATATTCTAGCCGCGCTGACTATTGACCGCCTGGGGCGCAGGTGGATTCAGTGTGTGGGCTTTGCCATGATGGCCCTGGCCTACGGGCTGCTGGCGATTTTCCCGGCCTTGACCCAGCTCACCGTGCCCTTCTTGCTGGTCTACGGTGTGAGCTACTTCTTCACCGAGTTCGGCCCGAATGTGACCACCTTCGTCTATCCTGCTGAGATCTTCCCGGTGATGGTCCGCTCCACCGCCCACGGCATTGCGGCTGCCCTGGGCAAGGTGGGTGCCTTTATCGGGGCGTTGATCTTCCCCTTCCTGCTCAGTAGCTTCCATCTGCCGGGCGTGATGACCTTCACCGCCATTATCTCGGTGGCTGGCCTGGTCCTGACCTTGCTCACCCTCCCCGAACCCAGCGGTCGCTCGCTGGAAGAGATCTCGGGAGAGTATAAGCTGGTCGAGAGCGAGGCGCTTTCCTCCTCCGCTTCTTCCTCTCCTCTGCTCACTGAGAGGGTGGCCGTCGGTGAGCCGCTTGCGCGTTAA
- a CDS encoding histidine phosphatase family protein translates to MTHLYLIRHAEALNAVQRRFGDLDLTPRGIRQAERLRDRLATGEIAADVLISSTLRRAYQTAEIIAPALGLPVIPDDEVQEMREGQAAGLSEEEFVARFGFPNFEENPFQPGAPEGESWPEFLLRVGRALQRITHEYAGKTIVVVCHGGVIDGSFIYFFGLNSFSLPSVRFQTENTSITHWYHGTSFLQERACWHLRSYNDTCHLRDME, encoded by the coding sequence ATGACTCATCTCTATCTGATCCGGCATGCGGAGGCACTGAACGCTGTTCAGCGACGTTTCGGTGACCTGGACCTCACTCCTCGGGGGATCAGGCAGGCCGAACGCCTGCGCGATCGCCTGGCTACAGGCGAGATCGCTGCCGATGTGCTGATCTCCAGTACCTTGCGCCGCGCCTATCAGACCGCTGAAATTATTGCGCCAGCTCTGGGCCTCCCTGTTATCCCTGATGACGAGGTGCAGGAGATGCGCGAGGGACAGGCCGCCGGCTTAAGCGAGGAGGAGTTTGTCGCGCGTTTCGGATTCCCCAATTTTGAAGAGAATCCTTTCCAGCCAGGCGCCCCGGAGGGCGAAAGCTGGCCGGAGTTCTTGCTCCGCGTCGGGCGCGCCCTTCAGCGCATTACCCATGAGTATGCAGGGAAAACGATCGTGGTTGTCTGCCACGGCGGCGTCATCGATGGTTCGTTTATCTACTTCTTCGGCCTCAATTCTTTTTCTTTACCATCTGTGCGCTTTCAAACAGAGAATACCTCTATTACACATTGGTACCACGGCACTTCGTTCCTACAGGAACGCGCCTGCTGGCATCTGCGTTCTTACAACGATACCTGCCATCTCCGCGATATGGAGTAA
- a CDS encoding Lrp/AsnC family transcriptional regulator — translation MITALVLMNVERGQINETAQRLLEIAGVAEVYSVTGDYDLVALLRLPRYEDLAEVVTGKMTAIPTITRTHTLMAFQCYSRADLQQAWDLGVE, via the coding sequence ATGATCACGGCCCTGGTGCTGATGAACGTTGAGCGAGGGCAAATCAACGAGACAGCGCAGCGCTTGCTGGAGATCGCCGGCGTAGCCGAGGTGTATTCGGTCACCGGCGACTATGACCTGGTGGCGCTGCTGCGCCTGCCCCGCTATGAGGACCTGGCCGAGGTGGTGACGGGGAAGATGACTGCCATCCCGACGATTACCCGCACCCACACCCTGATGGCCTTTCAGTGCTACTCGCGGGCCGATCTCCAACAGGCGTGGGACCTCGGCGTCGAATAG
- a CDS encoding MaoC/PaaZ C-terminal domain-containing protein: MTSSIVEAAIGTELPPLVKPPVTREQLHRYAEASGDYNPIHLDDEAARRVGLDGVIAHGMLSMAFLGQFIEQQIASYPEAFLARLKVRFASMVRPGDVLTCRGRVTARSREADGRELITIECWAENQRGERVTGGEAVISLPSAN; this comes from the coding sequence ATGACTAGCAGCATTGTCGAGGCAGCTATCGGCACAGAACTTCCCCCACTGGTGAAGCCGCCGGTTACCCGCGAACAGCTCCACCGTTATGCTGAGGCTTCGGGCGATTACAACCCGATTCACCTGGACGACGAGGCAGCGCGCCGCGTCGGGCTTGACGGGGTCATCGCTCATGGGATGCTCAGCATGGCCTTCCTTGGCCAATTTATCGAGCAGCAGATCGCCTCTTACCCCGAGGCTTTCCTCGCTCGCCTCAAGGTGCGCTTTGCCAGCATGGTGCGCCCGGGCGACGTTTTGACCTGTCGGGGTCGAGTGACGGCGCGTAGCCGCGAGGCTGATGGGCGTGAGCTGATCACCATCGAGTGTTGGGCCGAGAACCAGCGCGGCGAGCGAGTGACGGGTGGCGAAGCCGTCATCTCTTTGCCGTCCGCCAACTAA
- a CDS encoding DinB family protein — protein MNIIDFFRLEQRRLHQWMRNSVSDLSVEEWHYQGPGQATTIAFLLWHCVRTEDNILRFILQGRQPIWNEEEWHTRLGLPPRVQGTGMSTEEARQFRIADPALFLQYAARVWQEFEDYLAAVEDGGAELSARLVKVKPLGEMPAIQAIGQVCLTHCFTHLGEIAHIRGELGKQGLPI, from the coding sequence ATGAATATTATCGATTTTTTCCGACTGGAGCAGCGTCGCCTTCACCAGTGGATGCGCAATAGTGTGAGCGATCTCAGTGTGGAGGAATGGCACTATCAGGGGCCGGGCCAGGCCACTACCATCGCCTTTCTACTCTGGCACTGTGTGCGCACGGAAGATAATATTTTGCGCTTCATTTTGCAAGGCCGGCAACCGATCTGGAACGAGGAGGAGTGGCATACGCGCCTGGGCTTGCCGCCGCGCGTGCAGGGCACTGGCATGAGCACGGAGGAGGCCCGGCAGTTTCGGATCGCTGACCCGGCTTTGTTTCTCCAATACGCGGCTCGCGTTTGGCAGGAGTTTGAAGACTATCTGGCGGCTGTCGAAGATGGCGGGGCTGAGTTGTCTGCACGCCTTGTGAAGGTCAAGCCTCTTGGCGAAATGCCGGCCATCCAGGCGATTGGCCAGGTCTGCCTGACGCATTGCTTTACTCACCTCGGAGAGATCGCTCACATTCGCGGCGAGCTGGGCAAGCAAGGGTTGCCCATCTGA
- a CDS encoding helix-turn-helix domain-containing protein, which yields MTSASTPRPEEEWLSLREAAELLGMHPATVRLWADRNALPSRRTSGGHRRFRRSDIEAHLRQESERKPRPAARLLVQSVLGRVREAWAEGVLERLPWHRHFDEAAREAYRRLGRRLLELLLRALTDAGAYPELLHEAAHLGYEYGSITRTSHVPVADAVRAFLYFRSLVDETLIQLAEVQGTRDHQEIPWAESLYQIQRLTNEILPALIEAALGETANQQPAVAQTTANTHGNTPAPEDSPSQPTENLLPNREARAHPDHPE from the coding sequence CAGCTACGGTGCGCCTATGGGCCGACCGCAACGCCTTGCCCTCACGACGTACCAGCGGAGGGCATCGCCGCTTTCGCCGCTCCGATATCGAGGCCCACTTGCGCCAGGAAAGCGAGCGCAAACCGCGCCCTGCCGCTCGACTCCTCGTGCAAAGCGTCCTGGGACGTGTACGCGAGGCCTGGGCCGAAGGCGTCCTGGAGCGCCTGCCCTGGCACCGCCATTTCGATGAGGCCGCCCGCGAAGCCTATCGCCGCCTCGGACGACGCCTACTGGAGCTACTGCTACGCGCCCTGACAGACGCAGGCGCCTACCCCGAGCTGCTGCATGAGGCCGCTCACCTCGGCTACGAATATGGCTCGATTACCCGCACCTCCCACGTGCCTGTGGCCGACGCTGTGCGCGCCTTCCTCTATTTCCGCAGCCTCGTCGACGAAACCCTGATCCAACTGGCCGAAGTCCAGGGAACTCGCGATCATCAAGAGATACCCTGGGCCGAAAGTCTCTATCAAATCCAACGCCTGACGAACGAAATCTTGCCCGCCCTGATCGAGGCCGCCCTCGGCGAGACTGCAAATCAGCAGCCGGCTGTTGCCCAAACAACAGCCAACACCCACGGCAACACCCCGGCTCCCGAAGACTCCCCCAGCCAGCCCACCGAAAACCTTCTCCCCAACAGAGAAGCGAGAGCCCACCCAGACCACCCAGAGTAA
- a CDS encoding ribonucleotide-diphosphate reductase subunit beta, which produces MSNSPHSNPLETAPLAQLQATPIDAVLNIIDQGLVHLPSYRELYYRWERQQWQAQELDFSYDRQQWQAMPHEERQARMYGLSAFFKGEECVTNTLAPYVVAMPDEEMRLFLTTQLVDEARHTVFFDRFFREVLGVEEDSLDGALQVAVGYMNKHLQTILIEELAAIAERIRQEPGQLAHLIEGVTLYHIIVEGTMALAGQRSILETYRQFNLFPAFRAGFTAVARDESRHVLFGVKFLRDMIQQNHEQAQIVYAAVQKYLPTALAGLTPPESEIPQYLAARLDPWQTPRYAIESLRKKLKGIGLSMELPTVPPPPVFQA; this is translated from the coding sequence ATGTCCAACAGCCCTCATAGCAACCCGTTGGAGACTGCTCCCCTCGCCCAGCTGCAGGCGACGCCGATCGATGCGGTGCTCAATATCATCGATCAGGGACTGGTCCACCTGCCCAGCTACCGCGAGCTCTACTATCGCTGGGAGCGTCAGCAGTGGCAGGCACAGGAGCTGGATTTCAGCTATGACCGCCAGCAGTGGCAGGCTATGCCCCATGAGGAGCGGCAGGCCCGTATGTATGGCCTCTCGGCCTTCTTCAAAGGGGAAGAGTGCGTTACCAACACTCTAGCCCCCTACGTGGTGGCCATGCCTGACGAGGAGATGCGGCTCTTCTTGACCACCCAGCTTGTCGACGAAGCCCGCCATACGGTCTTCTTTGACCGCTTCTTTCGCGAGGTGCTGGGCGTGGAAGAGGATAGCCTCGACGGCGCTTTGCAGGTGGCTGTCGGATATATGAACAAGCATCTGCAGACCATTCTGATCGAGGAGCTGGCTGCGATCGCCGAGCGCATCCGCCAGGAGCCGGGCCAGCTCGCCCATCTGATCGAAGGGGTCACGCTCTACCATATCATCGTTGAGGGCACGATGGCTTTAGCCGGCCAGCGCTCCATCCTGGAGACCTATCGGCAGTTCAATCTTTTCCCCGCTTTCCGTGCCGGCTTTACCGCAGTGGCCCGCGACGAGTCGCGCCATGTGCTCTTCGGCGTCAAGTTTCTGCGCGATATGATCCAGCAGAACCACGAACAGGCTCAGATCGTCTACGCTGCCGTCCAGAAGTATCTGCCAACCGCCCTGGCGGGCCTTACCCCTCCAGAGAGCGAAATCCCGCAGTACCTGGCAGCCCGCCTTGATCCCTGGCAGACCCCACGCTATGCCATTGAGTCGCTCCGCAAGAAGCTCAAGGGCATCGGGCTAAGTATGGAGCTACCCACTGTCCCACCACCGCCCGTCTTTCAGGCATAG